Proteins from a genomic interval of Hydrogenophaga sp. PAMC20947:
- the guaA gene encoding glutamine-hydrolyzing GMP synthase produces MQHQKILILDFGSQVTQLIARRVREANVYCEVHPCDVSSEWVKEFAADGQLKGIILSGSHASTYEDQDLRAPQAVWDLGTPVLGICYGMFAMTVQMGGQVEASSHREFGYAEVRARGHTALLKDIADFHTPEGHGMLKVWMSHGDKVTELPPGFKLMASTPSCPIAGMADEARGYYAVQFHPEVTHTVQGKAMLERFVLDICKTNPDWIMRDHIAEAVALIKEQVGDEEVILGLSGGVDSSVAAALIHRAIGDQLTCVFVDHGLLRLNEGDMVMDMFVGKLHAKVIRVDAADQFLGHLVGVSDPEAKRKIIGREFVEVFKAEAAKLISSGASTNGAKWLAQGTIYPDVIESGGAKSKKAVVIKSHHNVGGLPEQLGLKLLEPLRDLFKDEVRELGVALGLPHDMVYRHPFPGPGLGVRILGEVKKEYADLLRQADAIFIEELRSTIDHNSGKSWYDLTSQAFTVFLPVKSVGVMGDGRTYDYVVALRAVQTSDFMTADWAELPYPLLKKVSGRIINEVRGINRVTYDVSSKPPATIEWE; encoded by the coding sequence ATGCAACACCAGAAAATTCTCATTCTTGATTTCGGCTCCCAGGTTACCCAGCTCATCGCCCGGCGTGTGCGTGAAGCCAATGTTTACTGCGAAGTACATCCTTGTGATGTGTCGAGTGAATGGGTGAAAGAGTTTGCCGCTGACGGTCAGCTTAAAGGGATCATCCTGTCGGGCAGCCACGCCAGTACCTACGAAGACCAGGACTTGCGTGCGCCGCAGGCGGTATGGGATCTGGGGACGCCAGTACTCGGTATCTGCTACGGCATGTTTGCCATGACGGTGCAAATGGGTGGGCAGGTTGAGGCGTCCTCGCACCGCGAGTTTGGCTACGCGGAGGTGCGAGCTCGTGGCCACACGGCCTTGCTCAAAGACATCGCAGACTTCCACACCCCGGAAGGCCACGGCATGCTCAAGGTCTGGATGAGCCATGGCGACAAGGTCACCGAGCTGCCACCAGGCTTCAAGCTCATGGCGTCTACGCCCAGCTGCCCCATCGCGGGCATGGCCGACGAAGCCCGCGGGTATTACGCGGTTCAGTTCCACCCCGAAGTGACCCACACGGTGCAGGGCAAGGCCATGCTGGAGCGCTTCGTGCTGGATATCTGCAAGACCAATCCCGATTGGATCATGCGCGACCATATCGCTGAAGCGGTGGCCTTGATCAAGGAACAAGTGGGTGACGAAGAGGTGATCCTGGGACTGTCTGGGGGGGTGGACTCTTCGGTGGCTGCGGCGCTGATCCACCGTGCCATTGGCGATCAGCTGACCTGCGTGTTTGTGGACCATGGTCTGCTCCGCCTGAACGAAGGCGACATGGTGATGGACATGTTTGTCGGCAAGTTGCATGCGAAGGTGATTCGCGTGGACGCGGCCGACCAGTTCCTCGGCCATCTGGTGGGTGTGAGTGATCCTGAGGCGAAACGCAAGATCATTGGTCGCGAATTTGTCGAGGTGTTCAAGGCCGAAGCCGCCAAACTGATCTCAAGTGGTGCATCAACAAACGGCGCCAAGTGGTTGGCACAAGGCACTATTTACCCCGATGTGATCGAGTCTGGCGGAGCCAAGAGCAAGAAGGCCGTGGTCATCAAGAGCCACCACAACGTGGGCGGCCTGCCAGAACAGCTGGGGCTGAAGCTGCTGGAGCCTCTGCGCGATTTGTTCAAGGACGAAGTTCGGGAGCTGGGTGTGGCGTTGGGTCTGCCCCACGACATGGTGTACCGCCACCCGTTTCCCGGGCCAGGATTGGGTGTGCGCATTCTGGGTGAGGTGAAGAAAGAATATGCGGATCTGCTGCGCCAGGCCGATGCCATCTTCATCGAAGAGTTGCGTTCCACCATCGACCACAATTCTGGCAAGAGCTGGTACGACCTCACCAGCCAGGCATTCACCGTGTTCTTGCCCGTAAAGAGCGTGGGTGTAATGGGTGATGGTCGGACCTATGACTACGTGGTGGCGTTGCGTGCGGTGCAAACCAGCGACTTCATGACGGCTGACTGGGCCGAGCTTCCCTACCCGTTGCTCAAGAAAGTGTCAGGTCGCATCATCAACGAAGTGCGCGGTATCAACCGAGTGACCTACGACGTATCAAGCAAGCCACCTGCCACCATCGAGTGGGAATGA
- a CDS encoding DUF4124 domain-containing protein, translating to MALVLMTSVMSVSAFAQWQWIDNTGRKVFSDTAPPPGIPDKNILKQPGARSPATTATASAAADEKTKPGAASAPALDPSTGGKDEALEAKKKQAEVAAKAEKKAATDRLAKARADNCVQAKQGKATYDSGVRVVITNAKGEREFVDDAKRAEQIKRLNEIIQSDCGPVAQ from the coding sequence ATGGCGCTGGTCTTGATGACCTCGGTGATGAGCGTCTCCGCCTTTGCACAATGGCAGTGGATCGACAACACAGGTCGCAAAGTGTTCAGCGACACTGCGCCGCCGCCGGGTATTCCAGACAAGAACATTCTCAAACAGCCCGGTGCGCGGTCTCCTGCCACAACGGCAACCGCCTCTGCGGCTGCCGACGAAAAAACCAAACCAGGCGCAGCGTCTGCACCAGCCTTAGACCCGTCTACCGGAGGCAAGGATGAGGCCTTGGAGGCCAAGAAAAAACAGGCTGAAGTAGCCGCAAAAGCGGAAAAAAAGGCCGCGACTGACCGCCTTGCCAAGGCGCGCGCCGACAATTGCGTCCAAGCCAAACAGGGCAAAGCCACCTACGACTCCGGCGTGCGCGTTGTGATTACCAACGCCAAAGGTGAACGTGAGTTTGTGGACGATGCCAAACGTGCTGAACAAATCAAACGGCTCAATGAAATCATCCAGTCCGACTGTGGCCCGGTAGCCCAGTAA
- a CDS encoding RnfH family protein, whose amino-acid sequence MKVILMYAIAPRLVHEQSIEVAEGSTVQQAVDAGGWWRRFPALAESDVRWGIWSRLVELDAALREGDRVEAYRPLRVDPKVARRERFTGQGAKGAGLFSKRRPGSKAGY is encoded by the coding sequence ATGAAAGTGATCTTGATGTATGCCATTGCGCCACGCCTGGTGCACGAGCAATCGATCGAGGTGGCCGAGGGGAGCACCGTGCAGCAAGCCGTTGATGCTGGCGGCTGGTGGCGCAGGTTTCCTGCCCTCGCTGAATCTGATGTGCGCTGGGGTATCTGGAGTCGGCTTGTTGAGCTGGACGCAGCCTTGCGAGAGGGCGACCGGGTAGAGGCCTACCGTCCGCTGCGCGTCGATCCCAAGGTCGCACGGCGTGAGCGTTTCACTGGGCAGGGGGCCAAAGGCGCAGGCTTGTTTTCGAAACGGCGCCCGGGCTCCAAGGCGGGATACTAG
- a CDS encoding type II toxin-antitoxin system RatA family toxin, giving the protein MKTIQKSVLLWHSAHEMFALVTDVQHYPEFLPWCDHSEVMEREAGEMVAKVGLSIGGLRHSFTTRNTHVEDRQVMLRLVDGPFSQLEGCWDFTPLGDGSQRACKVEFRLTYGFSSATLAKLVGPVFDKIAASMVDAFVKRADEVYGA; this is encoded by the coding sequence ATGAAAACGATTCAGAAATCTGTTTTGCTGTGGCACAGCGCACACGAAATGTTTGCGCTGGTGACCGACGTCCAGCACTATCCCGAGTTTTTGCCTTGGTGTGATCACAGCGAGGTGATGGAGCGCGAGGCCGGGGAGATGGTTGCGAAGGTGGGTCTGTCGATTGGAGGATTGCGTCATAGCTTCACGACCCGCAACACCCATGTCGAAGATCGGCAAGTCATGCTGCGCCTGGTCGATGGCCCCTTTTCGCAACTCGAGGGCTGTTGGGATTTCACCCCGCTGGGCGATGGCAGCCAACGTGCCTGCAAAGTCGAGTTTCGCCTGACCTATGGTTTCTCCAGCGCCACGCTGGCCAAACTGGTAGGTCCCGTTTTTGACAAAATTGCTGCAAGCATGGTGGATGCGTTTGTCAAGCGCGCTGATGAGGTTTACGGCGCATGA
- a CDS encoding site-specific integrase, translated as METSMERARIGLPNARARLGLTEAKLRELQPGERAYKVSDGGNGLYVVVSPSGSRSFRYDYRLSGRRETLTIGRHEPVARHAQRSHLAYGMDVTLEEARLLLARARVDVSSGRSPARARVEQRSEVADAMSFGRWATRYFEFKSDAKSGAERLAESTLSLRRSIYNRILAGPFGKLNLDEIKPVALGELLDRVKTDRGPGPAVHARELVLQVYRFANGKGVDIANPAEALARKAYATFVPRERNLSRHEIKTLIDGLEMTGTAPTLRLAVRFLLLTGVRKGEFIGATWAEVDWERAQWRIPAERMKAGKPQTVYLAEQALDILTTLRTCFPSSKFVHPSRYDSAEPISQATLNRTIAASVTRINQDRTSGQDSFLPVSVHDLRRTFSSRLNDALFPEALVEACLAHQKKDHVAAAYNHARLSGPRRVLMQVWADMLDCWMRGETAREVIVSGKAKIDAAAHDAEGMNL; from the coding sequence ATGGAAACCTCGATGGAACGGGCGCGGATTGGGTTGCCGAACGCGAGAGCGCGTCTCGGATTGACGGAAGCCAAGCTGCGAGAACTACAACCTGGCGAGCGGGCATACAAGGTCAGCGACGGAGGCAACGGTCTCTATGTCGTCGTCTCGCCCAGCGGCAGCAGGTCGTTCCGCTACGACTACCGGCTAAGCGGCCGCCGCGAGACGCTGACCATTGGTCGCCACGAGCCGGTTGCGCGTCACGCCCAGCGATCTCACCTCGCCTACGGCATGGACGTGACGCTGGAGGAGGCGCGTCTGCTGCTGGCTCGGGCACGTGTCGATGTCAGTTCTGGGCGGTCGCCGGCCCGAGCCAGAGTCGAGCAGCGCAGCGAAGTAGCCGACGCCATGAGCTTCGGGCGGTGGGCGACGCGGTATTTCGAGTTCAAGTCCGACGCCAAGAGCGGTGCCGAGCGACTGGCCGAAAGCACGCTGTCATTGCGGCGTTCGATCTACAACCGCATCCTGGCTGGCCCGTTCGGGAAGCTGAACCTCGATGAAATCAAGCCGGTCGCGTTGGGTGAGTTGCTTGATCGCGTCAAGACAGATCGAGGCCCAGGTCCGGCCGTGCACGCCAGGGAACTGGTGTTGCAGGTCTACCGGTTCGCCAATGGCAAGGGCGTCGATATTGCCAATCCGGCTGAGGCGCTCGCGCGGAAGGCCTACGCGACGTTTGTCCCGCGCGAGCGCAACCTGAGCCGCCATGAAATCAAGACCTTGATCGACGGACTGGAAATGACTGGCACCGCGCCGACACTGCGCCTGGCTGTGAGGTTCTTGCTGCTGACGGGTGTTCGCAAAGGCGAATTCATCGGGGCTACCTGGGCGGAAGTGGACTGGGAGCGGGCACAGTGGCGGATCCCTGCCGAGAGGATGAAGGCAGGCAAGCCGCAAACGGTGTATCTGGCAGAGCAGGCCCTGGACATCCTGACAACGCTTCGAACCTGCTTCCCATCGAGCAAATTTGTCCATCCAAGCCGCTATGACTCCGCCGAGCCGATCAGCCAGGCCACCCTGAACCGGACGATCGCTGCTTCGGTGACCCGGATCAACCAAGACCGAACATCTGGTCAGGATTCATTTCTGCCGGTTTCCGTCCACGACCTGCGCCGAACGTTCTCGTCACGGCTCAACGACGCGCTCTTCCCGGAGGCCTTGGTCGAAGCCTGCCTGGCCCACCAGAAAAAGGATCATGTTGCTGCAGCCTACAACCATGCTCGATTGTCGGGGCCTCGGCGGGTCCTCATGCAAGTATGGGCGGACATGCTGGACTGTTGGATGCGCGGCGAAACCGCGAGGGAGGTCATCGTCTCTGGTAAGGCGAAAATCGATGCGGCGGCGCACGACGCAGAAGGCATGAACTTGTAG
- the guaB gene encoding IMP dehydrogenase, whose translation MRLLGKALTFDDVLLVPAYSQVLPKDASLATQFSRNIKLNLPLVSAAMDTVTEARLAIAIAQEGGIGIIHKNLTAQEQAAQVAKVKRYESGVLRDPVVISPQTTVRQVMQLSDELGVSGFPVVDAGRVVGIVSGRDLRFETRYDLPVSEIMTPRERLITMPDGTTPAEAKTLLNKHKLERLLLVNDNFELKGLITVKDITKQLNFPNAARDASGKLRVGAAVGVGEGTEERVEALVKAGVDAIVVDTAHGHSKGVIDRVRWVKQNFPQVDVIGGNIATGGAAMALVEAGADGVKVGIGPGSICTTRIVAGVGVPQIMAIDNVASALQGTGVPMIADGGIRYSGDIAKAIAAGANTVMMGGMFAGTEEAPGEIVLYQGRSYKSYRGMGSIGAMQQGSADRYFQESSTGNPNADKLVPEGIEGRVPYKGSVVAIIFQMAGGLRASMGYCGCPTIEHMRHKAEFVEITSAGIRESHVHDVQITKEAPNYRAE comes from the coding sequence ATGCGCCTACTCGGCAAAGCGCTCACCTTCGACGATGTGTTGTTGGTACCCGCCTATTCTCAGGTCCTTCCCAAGGATGCGTCGCTTGCGACCCAGTTTTCCCGCAACATCAAGCTGAATTTGCCGCTGGTCTCTGCCGCTATGGACACGGTGACAGAAGCCCGCTTGGCGATCGCCATCGCTCAGGAGGGGGGGATTGGCATCATTCACAAGAACCTGACCGCCCAGGAGCAGGCGGCCCAGGTGGCGAAGGTCAAGCGCTACGAATCGGGTGTCCTGCGCGATCCTGTGGTGATTTCGCCCCAGACTACTGTGCGCCAGGTCATGCAGCTGTCAGATGAGCTGGGTGTTTCGGGGTTCCCCGTGGTGGATGCGGGCAGGGTCGTCGGCATTGTGAGCGGTCGCGATCTGCGTTTTGAGACCCGCTACGACCTGCCGGTCAGCGAAATCATGACGCCTCGTGAGCGCCTGATTACGATGCCCGACGGGACCACGCCTGCCGAAGCCAAGACACTGCTCAACAAGCACAAGCTGGAGCGCTTGCTGCTGGTGAATGACAACTTCGAGCTCAAGGGCCTGATCACGGTCAAAGACATCACCAAACAGCTCAACTTCCCCAACGCCGCACGTGACGCCTCTGGAAAGCTGCGCGTGGGGGCTGCGGTTGGCGTGGGCGAGGGCACTGAAGAGCGTGTTGAAGCCTTGGTGAAAGCCGGCGTAGACGCGATCGTGGTGGACACGGCGCATGGCCACAGCAAAGGCGTGATCGACCGGGTCCGCTGGGTAAAACAGAACTTCCCGCAGGTCGACGTGATAGGCGGCAACATCGCCACAGGTGGTGCGGCCATGGCACTGGTCGAGGCGGGCGCTGACGGCGTCAAGGTGGGCATTGGTCCAGGTTCCATTTGCACCACACGTATCGTGGCGGGTGTGGGTGTGCCCCAGATCATGGCCATTGACAACGTGGCCTCGGCCTTGCAAGGCACTGGCGTGCCCATGATTGCTGACGGCGGTATTCGTTACAGCGGTGACATCGCCAAAGCCATCGCGGCCGGTGCCAACACCGTGATGATGGGCGGCATGTTTGCGGGCACTGAAGAGGCGCCCGGCGAAATCGTGTTGTACCAGGGGCGCAGCTACAAGAGCTACCGGGGCATGGGTTCAATCGGTGCAATGCAGCAAGGCAGCGCCGATCGTTACTTCCAGGAGTCCAGCACGGGCAACCCCAACGCTGACAAGCTGGTACCGGAAGGCATCGAGGGCCGTGTGCCCTACAAGGGCTCTGTGGTTGCGATCATCTTCCAGATGGCTGGTGGTTTGCGTGCATCCATGGGCTATTGCGGTTGCCCCACGATTGAACACATGCGCCACAAGGCGGAGTTCGTCGAGATCACCTCGGCGGGTATCCGCGAAAGCCATGTGCACGATGTGCAGATCACCAAAGAGGCCCCCAACTACCGGGCCGAATAA
- a CDS encoding ShlB/FhaC/HecB family hemolysin secretion/activation protein: MNVKNKSIFRVDLRARFLLIAIGSFALSAFAQGVPSAVPPQDLLRQEQDRLRLEQQRTQPAVRPSGVDLKEVLPEVVALPESPCKDIQTVTIAGAELMSDQERSSLAGGYVGKCLGSVEIQQLMGDITLFYVTRGFVTTRAYLPAQDLRTGQLQVLVQEGRIERIDMSGEDSDRVHWGMAFPGKSGDLLNIRDLEQAIDQLNSARGNAVTMQLLPGSKPGLTVVELTNRATTPVELNLSTDNMGSESTGRHNASTTLTTGGLLGLNESVSLTWITAVPRKRSAFSESLGAQLSIPYGYNTFGLRFSQSQFSIGADIPYRETPFYITGKSESTEVTFDRLFYRDQSSKHAVTASFADGDSLSYVDGELVKVASQKSKTLSLGVQSSMVVGGGLLTAAPRLVIGQRNHYALPEELLYAAPDANYQKLALTLNYGKGLKWAGENTSWNTFLQGQYAEKSLYSSERISIGGLGSVRGFTDTTLAGDSGFYWRNELALRQGADVMGRAVQWKWYAGYDIGHVTSHDEEEPDGTMTGWVLGLNTQVGPTSLDLSWTRAHLRPTGMPIDPNGQFWFRLSAQF; the protein is encoded by the coding sequence ATGAACGTCAAAAACAAGTCGATTTTCCGTGTGGACCTTCGGGCCCGATTTCTCCTGATCGCAATAGGCAGTTTTGCCTTATCGGCCTTCGCTCAAGGGGTACCCAGTGCCGTTCCACCCCAGGACTTGCTGAGGCAGGAGCAGGACCGGTTGCGCCTTGAGCAGCAACGAACCCAGCCTGCCGTTCGACCTTCGGGCGTCGACCTCAAGGAAGTGCTGCCAGAGGTCGTGGCGTTGCCTGAGAGCCCTTGCAAAGACATACAAACCGTAACCATTGCGGGGGCGGAATTGATGTCAGACCAAGAGAGATCGTCGCTGGCTGGTGGATATGTTGGCAAGTGCCTGGGATCCGTCGAAATCCAGCAGCTCATGGGTGACATCACGCTGTTTTACGTGACGCGTGGGTTCGTCACCACCCGTGCCTATCTTCCTGCCCAGGATCTGCGCACCGGCCAGCTCCAGGTGCTGGTGCAAGAAGGGCGGATTGAGCGCATCGACATGAGCGGAGAGGACAGTGATCGCGTTCACTGGGGCATGGCTTTTCCAGGGAAGTCGGGAGACCTGCTGAACATTCGCGATCTTGAGCAGGCGATTGATCAACTCAATTCGGCCAGGGGCAATGCCGTCACCATGCAATTGTTGCCCGGCAGCAAGCCCGGCTTGACCGTGGTTGAGTTGACGAATCGGGCGACCACCCCCGTTGAACTCAATCTCAGCACCGACAACATGGGCAGCGAGTCCACCGGTCGCCACAACGCGAGCACCACATTGACGACTGGGGGGCTGCTGGGTCTGAATGAATCTGTTTCCTTGACCTGGATCACCGCCGTGCCCAGGAAACGCAGTGCGTTTTCGGAGAGTCTCGGTGCCCAACTCAGCATTCCGTATGGCTACAACACCTTTGGCCTGAGATTCTCTCAGTCTCAATTCAGCATCGGTGCCGACATTCCCTACCGCGAAACGCCGTTCTACATCACAGGAAAATCCGAGTCCACCGAGGTGACCTTTGATCGACTTTTCTACCGTGACCAGTCCAGCAAGCATGCGGTCACGGCCAGTTTTGCGGACGGGGACAGCCTCAGCTACGTTGACGGGGAACTGGTCAAAGTGGCCAGTCAAAAATCGAAAACCCTGAGCCTCGGGGTGCAAAGTTCGATGGTGGTGGGAGGGGGCCTGTTGACCGCAGCCCCTCGGTTGGTGATTGGCCAGCGCAACCACTACGCACTGCCCGAGGAGCTGTTGTACGCCGCGCCCGATGCGAACTACCAGAAGCTGGCCCTCACGCTGAACTATGGCAAAGGCCTCAAATGGGCTGGCGAAAACACCAGCTGGAACACTTTTCTTCAGGGTCAGTACGCCGAAAAATCACTTTATTCGAGCGAGCGCATCAGCATTGGTGGCCTGGGTTCGGTGCGGGGATTCACCGACACCACGCTGGCGGGTGACTCGGGCTTTTATTGGCGCAATGAGTTGGCCTTGCGCCAGGGTGCCGATGTGATGGGACGAGCGGTCCAGTGGAAGTGGTACGCCGGTTACGACATCGGCCATGTGACCAGCCACGACGAAGAAGAGCCCGATGGAACCATGACCGGATGGGTCTTGGGCCTGAACACCCAAGTGGGGCCCACATCGCTTGATTTGTCTTGGACGCGCGCGCATCTGCGCCCCACCGGCATGCCCATTGACCCGAACGGACAGTTCTGGTTTCGCCTCTCTGCTCAATTTTGA
- the smpB gene encoding SsrA-binding protein SmpB → MSTKPSKTPLTKGGESRIADNKKAIFNYAIEERFEAGMVLQGWEVKALREGKVQLTDGYVVVRNGELFLIGCQINPLNTASTHVSPDSVRTKKLLLQKDQIRRLIGKIEQKGYTLVPLNLHWKNGKVKCEIALGKGKAEHDKRDTIKDREGKREVERAMKSRSR, encoded by the coding sequence ATGTCCACCAAGCCATCCAAAACCCCGCTGACCAAGGGCGGGGAGTCCCGAATCGCTGACAACAAGAAGGCGATTTTCAATTACGCCATCGAGGAACGCTTCGAGGCGGGCATGGTGCTGCAAGGTTGGGAGGTCAAGGCCTTGCGCGAAGGCAAGGTCCAGCTCACCGATGGCTATGTGGTGGTTCGCAACGGCGAGCTTTTCCTGATCGGCTGCCAGATCAACCCCCTCAACACGGCGTCCACCCACGTCAGCCCGGACTCTGTCCGGACCAAAAAGCTGTTGTTGCAAAAAGACCAGATTCGCCGCCTCATTGGAAAAATTGAACAAAAGGGATACACCCTTGTCCCACTCAACTTGCACTGGAAGAATGGCAAGGTGAAATGTGAAATTGCCTTGGGCAAAGGCAAAGCCGAGCACGACAAACGGGACACCATCAAAGACCGCGAAGGCAAGCGCGAGGTTGAACGGGCGATGAAAAGCCGCAGTCGCTGA